The Pan paniscus chromosome 1, NHGRI_mPanPan1-v2.0_pri, whole genome shotgun sequence genome has a segment encoding these proteins:
- the FLG gene encoding filaggrin: MSTLLENIFAIINLFKQYSKKDKNTDTLSKKELKELLEKEFRQILKNPDDPDMVDVFMDHLDIDHNKKIDFTEFLLMVFKLAQAYYESTRKENLPISGHKHRKHSHHDKHEDNKQEENKENRKRPSSLERRNNRKGNKGRSKSPRETGGKRHESSSEKKERKGYSPTHREEEYGKNHHNSSKKQKNKTENTRLEDNRKRLSERLEEKEDNEEGGYDYENTGRMTQKWIQSGHIATYYTIQDEAYDTTDNLLEENKIYERSRSSDDKSSSQVNRLRHENTSQVPLQESRTRKRRGSRVSQDRDSEGHSEDSERHSGSASRNHPGSARQQSRDGSRHPRSHDEDRASHGHSADSSRQSGTRHAETSSRGQTASSHEQARSSPGERHGSRHQQSADSSRHSATGRGQASSAVSDRGHRGSSGSQASDSEGHSENSDTQSVSGHGKAGPRQQSHQESARGRSGERSGHSGSFLYQVSTHEQSDSAHGRTGTSTGGRQGSRHEQARDSSRHSASQEGQDTIRGHPGSRRGGRQGSYHEQSVDRSGHSGSHHSHTTSQGRSDASRGQSGSRSASRTTRNEEQSGDGSRHSGSRHHEASTHADISRHSQAGQGQSEGSRTSRRQGSSVSQDSDSEGHSEDSERWSGSASRNHRGSAQEQSRDGSRHPRSHHEDRAGHGHSADSSRQSGTRHAETSSGGQAASSHEQARLSPGERHGSRHQQSADSSRHSGIRRGQASSAVRDSGHRGSSGSQASDSEGHSEESDTQSVSGHGQDGPHQQSHQESARDWSGGRSGRSGSFLYQVSTHEQSESAHGRTTTSTGRRQGSHHEQARDSSRHSASQEGQDTIRGHPGSSRGGRQGSHHEQSVDRSGHSVSHHSHTTSQGRSDASRGQSGSRSASRQTRNNEQSGDGSRHSGSRHHEAASRADSSRHSQVGQEQSSGSRTSRHQGSSVSQDSDSERHSDDSERLSGSASRNHHGSSREQSRDGSRHPSSHQEDRAGHGHSADSSRQSGTRHTESSSRGQAVSSHEQARSSPGERHGSRHQQSADSSRHSGIGHGQASSAVRDSGHRGSSGSQAIDSEGHSEDSDTQSVSSHGQAGPHQQSHKESARGQSGESSGRSGSFLYQVSSHEQSESTYGQTAPSTGGRQGSRHEQARNSSRHSASQDGQDTIRGHPGSSRGGRQGSYHEQSVDRSGHSGYHHSHTTPQGRSDASHGQSGPRSASRQTRNEEQSGDGSRHSGSRHHEPSTRASSSRHSQVGQGESAVSKTSRRQGSSVSQDRDSEGHSEDSERQSESASRNHYGSAREQSRHGSRNPRSHQEDRASHGHSAESSRQSGTHHAETSSHGQAASSQEQARSSRGERHGSRHQQSADSSTDSGTGGRQASSVVGDSGNRGSSGSQASDSEGHSEDSDTQSVSAHGQAGPRQQSHQESTRGQSGERSGRSGSFLYQVSTHEQSESAHGWTGPSTGGRQRSRHEQARDSSRHSASQESQDIIPAQPGSSRGGRQGSHYEQSVDRSGHSGSHHSHTTSQERSNASHGQSGSRSASRQTRNEEQSGDGSRHSGSRHHEASSRADSSRHSQVGQGQSSGPRTSRNQGSSVSQDSDSQGHSEDSEKWSGSASRNHHGSAWEQSRDGSRHPGSHQEDRAGHGHSADSSRQSGTHHTESSSRGQAASSHEQARSSAGERHGSHHQQSADSSRHSGIGHGQASSAVRDSGHRGSSGSQATDSEGHSEDSDTQSLSAHGQAGPHQQSHQESTRGRSAERSGRSGSFLYQVSTHEQSESAHGRTGTSTGGRQRSRHEQARDSSRHSVSQEGQDTIHGHAGSSSGGRQGSHYEQLVDRSGHSGSHHSHTTSQGRSDAYHGQSGSRSASRQTRNDEQSGDGFRHSGSRHHEASSRADSSRHSQVGQGQSEGPRTSRHRESSVSQDSDSEGHSEDSERWSGSASRNHHGSAREQSRDGSRHPRSHHEDRAGHGHSADSSRQSGTRHTQTSSGGQAASSHEQARSSAGERHGSRHQQSADSSRHSGIGHGQASSAVRDSGHRGYSGSQASDSEGHSEDSDTQSVSAHGQAGSHQQSHQESARGRSGERSGRTGSFLYQVSTHEQSESSHGWTGPSTRGRQGSRHEQAQDSSRHSASQDGQDTIRGHPGPSRGGRQGYHHEQSVDSSGHSGSHHSHITSQGSSHASHGQSGSRSASRTTRNDEQSGDGSRHSGSRHHEASTHADISRHSQAGQGQSEGSRTSRRQGSSVSQDSDSEGHSEDSERWSGSASRNHRGSAQEQSRDGSRHPRSHHEDRAGHGHSADSSRQSGTHHAENSSGGQAASSREQARSSPGERHGSRHQQSADSSRHSGIRRGQASSAVRDSGHWGSSGSQASDSEGHSEDSDTQSVSAHGQAGPHQQSHQESAHDRSGGRSGRSGSFLYQVSTHEQSESTHGRTGTSTGGRQGSHHEQARDSSRHSASQEGQDTIHAHPGSRRGGRQRSHHEQSVDTSGHSGSHHSHTTSQGRSDASHGQSGSRSASRQTRNDEQSGDGSRHSGSHHHEAFTQADSSRHSQSGQGESAGSRRSRRQGSSVSQDSDSQGHSEDSERWSGSASRNQHGSAREQSRDGSRHPGSHQEDRAGHGHSADSSRQSGTRHTESSSRGQAASSHEQARSSAGERHGSRHQLQSADSSRHSGIGHGQASSAVRDSGHRGSSGSQASDSEGHSENSDTQSVSAQGQAGPHQRSHKESARGQSGESSGRSGSFLYHVSTHEQPESTHGQSAPSTGGRQGSHHDQAQDSSRHSASQEGQDTIRGHPGPSRGGRQGSHHKQSVDRSGHSGSHHSHTTSQGRSNASRGQSGSRSASRQTHDKEQSGDGSRHSGSRHHEASSWADSSRHSQAGQGQSEGSRTSRRQGSSVSQDSDSEGHSEDSERRSGSASRNHRGSAQEQSRDGSRHPRSHHEDRAGHGHSADSSRQSGTHHAENSSGGQAASSHEQARSSAGERHGSHHQQSADSSRHSGIGHGQASSAVRDSGHRGSSGSQATDSEGHSEDSDTQSVSAHGQAGPHQQSHQESTRGRSAERSGRSGSFLYQVSTHEQSESAHGRTGPSTGGRQGSRHEQARDSSRHSASQEGQDTIRGHPGSRRGGRQGSYHEQSVDRSGHSGSHHSHTTSQGRSDASHGQSGSRSASRQTRNEQQSGDGSRHSGSRHHEASTQADSSRHSQSGQGESAGSRRSRRQGSSISQDSDSEAYPEDSERRSESASRNRHGSSREQSRDGSRHPGSSHRDTTRHVQSSPVQSDSSTAKEHGHFSSLSQDSAYRSGIQSRGSPHSSSSYHYQSEGTERQKGQSGLVWRHGSYGSADYDYGESGFRHSQHGSVSYNSNPVVFKERSDICKASAFGKDHPRYHATYINKDPGLCGHSSDISKQLGFSQSQRYYYYE, encoded by the exons ATGTCTACTCTCCTGGAAAACATCTTTGCCATAATTAATCTTTTCAAGCAAtattcaaaaaaagataaaaacactgACACATTGAGTAAAAAAGAGCTGAAGGAACTTCTGGAAAAGGAATTTCGGCAAATCCTGAAG AATCCAGATGACCCAGATATGGTTGATGTCTTCATGGATCACTTGGATATAGACCACAACAAGAAAATTGACTTCACTGAGTTTCTTCTGATGGTATTCAAGTTGGCTCAAGCATATTATGAGTCTACCAGAAAAGAGAATTTACCGATATCAGGACACAAGCACAGAAAGCACAGTCATCATGATAAACATGAAGATAAtaaacaggaagaaaacaaagaaaacagaaaaagaccctCAAGTCTGGAAAGAAGAAACAATAGAAAAGGGAATAAGGGAAGATCCAAGAGCCCAAGAGAAACAGGGGGGAAAAGGCATGAATCTagttctgaaaaaaaagaaagaaaaggatattcACCTACTCATAGAGAAGAAGAATATGGAAAAAACCATCATAACTcaagtaaaaaacagaaaaacaagactGAAAATACTAGATTAGAAGACAATAGGAAGAGGCTAAGTGAAAGACttgaagagaaagaagacaatGAAGAAGGAGGATATGATTATGAAAATACAGGAAGAATGACTCAAAAATGGATACAATCAGGCCATATTGCCACATATTACACAATCCAGGATGAAGCCTATGACACCACTGATAatctattagaagaaaacaaaatatatgaaagatcAAGGTCATCTGATGACAAATCATCATCTCAAGTGAACAGGTTAAGACATGAAAATACAAGCCAGGTACCATTGCAGGAGTCCAGGACAAGAAAGCGTAGGGGATCCAGAGTTAGCCAGGACAGGGACAGTGAGGGACACTCAGAAGACTCTGAGAGGCACTCTGGGTCGGCTTCCAGAAACCATCCTGGATCTGCGCGGCAGCAGTCAAGAGATGGCTCCAGACACCCCAGGTCCCATGATGAAGACAGAGCCAGTCATGGGCACTCTGCAGACAGCTCCAGACAATCAGGCACTCGTCACGCAGAGACTTCCTCTCGTGGACAGACTGCATCATCCCATGAACAGGCAAGATCAAGTCCAGGAGAAAGACATGGATCCCGCCACCAGCAGTCAGCAGACAGCTCCAGACACTCAGCCACTGGGCGCGGGCAAGCTTCATCTGCAGTCAGCGATCGTGGACACCGGGGGTCTAGCGGTAGTCAGGCCAGTGACAGTGAGGGACATTCAGAAAACTCAGACACACAATCAGTGTCAGGCCACGGAAAGGCTGGGCCGAGACAGCAGAGCCACCAAGAGTCCGCACGTGGCCGGTCAGGGGAACGGTCTGGACATTCAGGGTCTTTCCTCTACCAGGTGAGCACTCATGAACAGTCTGACTCTGCCCATGGGCGGACCGGGACCAGCACTGGAGGAAGACAAGGATCCCGCCACGAGCAGGCACGAGACAGCTCCAGGCACTCAGCGTCCCAAGAGGGTCAGGACACCATTCGTGGACACCCGGGgtcaaggagaggaggaagacagGGATCCTACCACGAGCAATCGGTAGATAGGTCTGGACACTCAGGGTCCCATCACAGCCACACCACATCCCAGGGAAGGTCTGATGCCTCCCGTGGGCAGTCAGGATCCAGAAGTGCAAGCAGAACAACACGTAATGAGGAACAATCAGGAGACGGCTCCAGGCACTCAGGGTCACGTCACCATGAAGCTTCCACTCATGCCGACATCTCTAGACACTCACAGGCAGGCCAGGGACAATCAGAGGGGTCCAGGACAAGCAGGCGCCAGGGATccagtgttagccaggacagtgaCAGTGAGGGACACTCAGAAGACTCTGAGAGGTGGTCTGGGTCTGCTTCCAGAAACCATCGTGGATCTGCTCAGGAGCAGTCACGAGATGGCTCCAGACACCCCAGGTCCCATCACGAAGACAGAGCCGGTCACGGGCACTCTGCAGACAGCTCCAGACAATCAGGAACTCGTCACGCAGAGACTTCCTCTGGTGGACAGGCTGCGTCATCCCATGAACAGGCAAGATTAAGTCCAGGAGAAAGACATGGATCCCGCCACCAGCAGTCAGCAGACAGCTCCAGACACTCAGGCATTCGGCGCGGACAAGCTTCATCTGCAGTCAGAGACAGTGGACACCGAGGGTCCAGTGGTAGTCAGGCCAGTGACAGTGAGGGACATTCAGAAGAGTCAGACACACAGTCAGTGTCAGGCCATGGACAGGATGGGCCCCATCAGCAGAGCCACCAAGAGTCTGCACGTGACTGGTCAGGGGGAAGGTCTGGACGTTCAGGGTCTTTCCTCTACCAGGTGAGCACTCATGAACAGTCTGAGTCCGCCCATGGGCGGACCACGACCAGCACTGGACGAAGACAAGGATCCCACCACGAGCAGGCACGAGACAGCTCCAGGCACTCAGCGTCCCAAGAGGGTCAGGACACCATTCGTGGACACCCGGGGTCAAGcagaggaggaaggcagggatCCCACCATGAGCAATCGGTAGATAGATCTGGACACTCAGTGTCCCATCACAGCCACACCACATCCCAGGGAAGGTCTGATGCCTCCCGTGGGCAGTCAGGATCCAGAAGTGCAAGCAGACAAACTCGTAACAATGAACAATCAGGAGACGGCTCCAGGCACTCAGGGTCACGTCACCATGAAGCTGCCTCTCGGGCTGACAGCTCTAGACACTCACAGGTGGGACAGGAACAATCATCGGGGTCCAGAACAAGCAGGCACCAGGGATccagtgttagccaggacagtgaCAGTGAGAGACACTCAGACGACTCCGAGAGGTTGTCTGGGTCTGCTTCCAGAAACCATCATGGATCTTCTCGGGAGCAGTCAAGAGATGGCTCCAGACACCCCAGCTCCCATCAAGAAGACAGAGCCGGTCACGGGCACTCTGCAGACAGCTCCAGACAATCAGGCACTCGTCACACAGAGTCTTCCTCTCGTGGACAGGCTGTGTCATCCCATGAACAGGCAAGATCAAGTCCAGGAGAAAGACATGGATCCCGCCACCAGCAGTCAGCAGACAGCTCCAGACACTCAGGCATTGGGCACGGACAAGCTTCATCTGCCGTCAGAGACAGTGGACACCGAGGGTCCAGTGGTAGTCAGGCCATTGACAGTGAGGGACATTCAGAAGACTCAGACACACAGTCAGTGTCATCCCACGGACAAGCTGGGCCCCATCAGCAGAGCCACAAAGAGTCCGCACGTGGCCAGTCAGGGGAAAGCTCTGGACGTTCAGGGTCTTTCCTCTACCAGGTGAGCTCTCATGAACAGTCTGAGTCCACATACGGACAGACTGCACCCAGCACTGGAGGAAGACAAGGATCCCGCCATGAGCAGGCACGAAACAGCTCTAGGCACTCAGCATCCCAAGACGGTCAGGACACCATTCGTGGACACCCGGGGTCAAGcagaggaggaaggcagggatCCTACCACGAGCAATCAGTAGATAGGTCTGGACACTCAGGGTACCATCACAGCCACACCACACCCCAGGGAAGGTCTGATGCCTCCCATGGGCAGTCAGGACCCAGAAGTGCAAGCAGgcaaacaagaaatgaggaacaaTCAGGAGACGGCTCCAGGCACTCAGGGTCACGTCACCATGAACCTTCCACTCGGGCCAGCAGCTCTAGACACTCACAGGTGGGCCAGGGAGAATCAGCGGTGTCCAAGACAAGCAGGCGCCAGGGATCCAGTGTTAGTCAGGACAGGGACAGTGAGGGACACTCAGAAGACTCTGAGAGGCAGTCTGAGTCTGCTTCCAGAAACCATTATGGATCTGCTCGGGAGCAGTCAAGACATGGCTCCAGGAACCCCAGGTCCCATCAAGAAGATAGAGCCAGTCATGGGCACTCTGCAGAGAGCTCTAGACAATCAGGCACTCATCACGCAGAGACTTCCTCTCATGGACAGGCTGCATCATCCCAGGAACAGGCAAGGTCAAGTCGAGGAGAAAGACATGGATCCCGCCACCAGCAGTCAGCAGACAGCTCCACAGACTCAGGCACTGGGGGCAGACAAGCTTCATCTGTAGTCGGAGACAGTGGAAACCGAGGGTCCAGTGGTAGTCAGGCCAGTGACAGCGAGGGACACTCAGAAGACTCAGACACACAGTCAGTGTCAGCCCACGGACAGGCTGGGCCCCGTCAGCAGAGCCACCAAGAGTCCACACGTGGCCAGTCAGGGGAAAGGTCTGGACGTTCAGGGTCTTTCCTCTACCAGGTGAGCACTCATGAACAGTCTGAGTCCGCCCATGGATGGACAGGGCCCAGCACTGGAGGAAGACAAAGATCCCGCCACGAGCAGGCACGAGACAGCTCCAGGCACTCAGCATCCCAAGAGAGTCAGGACATCATTCCTGCACAACCTGGGTCAAGcagaggaggaaggcagggatCCCACTACGAGCAATCGGTAGATAGGTCTGGACACTCAGGGTCTCATCACAGCCACACCACGTCCCAGGAAAGGTCTAATGCCTCCCATGGGCAGTCAGGATCCAGAAGTGCCAGCAGACAAACACGTAACGAGGAACAATCAGGAGACGGCTCCAGGCACTCAGGGTCGCGTCACCATGAAGCTTCCTCTCGGGCCGACAGCTCTAGACACTCGCAGGTGGGTCAGGGACAATCATCAGGGCCCAGGACAAGCAGGAACCAGGGATccagtgttagccaggacagtgaCAGTCAGGGACACTCAGAAGACTCTGAGAAGTGGTCTGGGTCTGCTTCCAGAAACCATCATGGATCTGCTTGGGAGCAGTCAAGAGATGGCTCCAGACACCCTGGGTCCCATCAAGAAGACAGAGCCGGTCACGGGCACTCTGCAGACAGCTCCAGACAATCAGGCACTCATCACACAGAGTCTTCCTCTCGTGGACAGGCTGCATCATCCCATGAACAGGCAAGATCAAGTGCAGGAGAGAGACATGGATCCCACCACCAGCAGTCAGCAGACAGCTCCAGACACTCAGGCATTGGGCATGGACAAGCTTCATCTGCAGTCAGAGACAGTGGACACCGAGGGTCCAGTGGTAGTCAGGCCACTGACAGTGAGGGACATTCAGAAGACTCAGACACACAGTCACTGTCAGCCCACGGACAGGCTGGGCCCCATCAGCAGAGCCACCAAGAGTCCACACGTGGCCGGTCAGCGGAAAGGTCTGGACGTTCAGGGTCTTTCCTCTACCAGGTGAGCACTCATGAACAGTCTGAGTCTGCCCATGGACGGACCGGGACCAGCACTGGAGGAAGACAAAGATCCCGCCACGAGCAGGCACGAGACAGCTCCAGGCACTCAGTGTCCCAAGAGGGTCAGGACACCATTCATGGACACGCGGGGTCAAGCAGTGGAGGAAGGCAGGGATCCCACTATGAGCAATTGGTAGATAGGTCTGGACACTCAGGGTCTCATCACAGCCACACCACATCCCAGGGAAGGTCTGATGCCTACCATGGGCAGTCAGGATCCAGAAGTGCAAGTAGACAAACTCGTAACGATGAACAGTCAGGAGACGGCTTCAGGCACTCAGGGTCGCGTCACCATGAAGCTTCCTCTCGGGCCGACAGCTCTAGACACTcgcaggtgggccagggacaaTCAGAGGGGCCCAGGACAAGTAGGCACCGGGAATccagtgttagccaggacagtgaCAGTGAGGGACACTCAGAAGACTCTGAGAGGTGGTCTGGGTCTGCTTCCAGAAACCATCATGGATCTGCTCGGGAGCAGTCAAGAGATGGCTCCAGACACCCCAGGTCCCATCACGAAGACAGAGCTGGTCATGGGCACTCTGCAGACAGCTCCAGACAATCAGGCACTCGTCACACACAGACTTCCTCTGGTGGACAGGCTGCGTCATCCCATGAACAGGCAAGATCAAGTGCAGGAGAAAGACATGGATCCCGCCACCAGCAGTCAGCAGACAGCTCCAGACACTCAGGCATTGGGCACGGACAAGCTTCATCTGCAGTCAGAGACAGTGGACACCGAGGGTACAGTGGTAGTCAGGCCAGTGACAGTGAGGGACATTCAGAAGACTCAGACACACAGTCAGTGTCAGCCCACGGACAGGCTGGGTCCCATCAGCAGAGCCACCAAGAGTCCGCACGTGGCCGGTCAGGGGAAAGGTCTGGACGTACAGGATCTTTCCTCTACCAGGTGAGCACTCATGAACAGTCTGAATCCTCCCATGGATGGACAGGGCCCAGCACTAGAGGAAGACAAGGATCCCGCCATGAGCAGGCACAAGACAGCTCCAGGCACTCAGCATCCCAAGACGGTCAGGACACCATTCGTGGACACCCGGGGCCAAGCAGAGGAGGAAGGCAGGGGTACCACCACGAGCAATCGGTAGATAGCTCTGGACACTCAGGGTCCCATCACAGCCACATCACATCCCAGGGAAGCTCTCATGCCTCCCATGGGCAGTCAGGATCCAGAAGTGCAAGCAGAACAACACGTAATGACGAACAATCAGGAGACGGCTCCAGGCACTCAGGGTCGCGTCACCATGAAGCTTCCACTCATGCCGACATCTCTAGACACTCACAGGCAGGCCAGGGACAATCAGAGGGGTCCAGGACAAGCAGACGCCAGGGATccagtgttagccaggacagtgaCAGTGAGGGACATTCAGAAGACTCTGAGAGGTGGTCTGGGTCTGCTTCCAGAAACCATCGTGGATCTGCTCAGGAGCAGTCACGAGATGGCTCCAGACACCCCAGGTCCCATCACGAAGACAGAGCCGGTCACGGGCACTCTGCAGACAGCTCCAGACAATCAGGCACTCATCACGCAGAGAATTCCTCTGGTGGACAGGCTGCATCATCCCGTGAACAGGCAAGATCAAGTCCAGGAGAGAGACACGGATCCCGCCACCAGCAGTCAGCAGACAGCTCCAGACACTCAGGCATTCGGCGCGGACAAGCTTCATCTGCAGTCAGAGACAGTGGACACTGGGGGTCCAGTGGTAGTCAGGCCAGTGATAGTGAGGGACATTCAGAAGACTCAGACACACAGTCAGTGTCAGCCCATGGACAGGCTGGGCCCCATCAGCAGAGCCACCAAGAGTCTGCACATGACCGGTCAGGGGGAAGGTCTGGACGTTCAGGGTCTTTCCTCTACCAGGTGAGCACTCATGAACAGTCTGAGTCCACCCATGGGCGGACCGGTACCAGCACTGGAGGAAGACAAGGATCCCACCACGAGCAGGCACGAGACAGCTCCAGGCACTCAGCGTCCCAAGAGGGTCAGGACACCATTCATGCACACCCGGGGtcaagaagaggaggaaggcagagatcCCACCACGAGCAATCGGTAGATACGTCTGGACACTCAGGGTCCCATCACAGCCACACCACATCCCAGGGAAGGTCTGATGCCTCCCATGGGCAGTCAGGATCCAGAAGTGCAAGCAGACAAACTCGTAATGACGAACAATCAGGAGACGGCTCCAGGCACTCAGGGTCGCATCACCATGAAGCTTTCACTCAGGCGGACAGCTCTAGACACTCACAGTCCGGCCAGGGCGAATCAGCGGGGTCCAGGAGAAGCAGGCGCCAGGGATccagtgttagccaggacagtgaCAGTCAGGGACACTCAGAAGACTCTGAGAGGTGGTCTGGGTCTGCTTCCAGAAACCAACATGGATCTGCTCGGGAGCAGTCAAGAGATGGCTCCAGACACCCTGGGTCCCATCAAGAAGACAGAGCCGGTCACGGGCACTCTGCAGACAGCTCCAGACAATCAGGCACTCGTCACACAGAGTCTTCCTCTCGTGGACAGGCTGCGTCATCCCATGAACAGGCAAGATCAAGTGCAGGAGAAAGACATGGATCCCGCCACCAGCTCCAGTCAGCAGACAGCTCCAGACACTCAGGCATTGGGCATGGACAAGCTTCATCTGCAGTCAGAGACAGTGGACACCGAGGGTCCAGTGGTAGTCAGGCCAGTGACAGTGAGGGACATTCAGAAAACTCAGACACACAGTCAGTGTCAGCCCAGGGACAAGCTGGGCCCCATCAGCGGAGCCACAAAGAGTCCGCACGTGGCCAGTCAGGGGAAAGCTCTGGACGTTCAGGGTCTTTCCTCTACCACGTGAGCACTCATGAACAGCCTGAGTCCACCCATGGACAGTCTGCGCCCAGCACTGGAGGAAGACAAGGATCCCACCATGATCAGGCACAAGACAGCTCCAGGCACTCAGCATCCCAAGAGGGTCAGGACACCATTCGTGGACACCCGGGGCCAAGCAGAGGAGGAAGACAGGGGTCCCACCACAAGCAATCGGTAGATAGGTCTGGACACTCAGGGTCCCATCACAGCCACACCACATCCCAGGGAAGGTCTAATGCCTCCCGTGGGCAGTCAGGATCCAGAAGTGCAAGCAGACAAACACATGACAAGGAACAATCAGGAGACGGCTCTAGGCACTCAGGGTCGCGTCATCATGAAGCTTCCTCTTGGGCCGACAGCTCTAGACACTCACAGGCAGGCCAGGGACAATCAGAGGGGTCCAGGACAAGCAGGCGCCAGGGATccagtgttagccaggacagtgaCAGTGAGGGACACTCAGAAGACTCTGAGAGGCGGTCTGGGTCTGCTTCCAGAAACCATCGTGGATCTGCTCAGGAGCAGTCAAGAGATGGCTCCAGACACCCCAGGTCCCATCACGAAGACAGAGCCGGTCACGGGCACTCTGCAGACAGCTCCAGACAATCAGGCACTCATCACGCAGAGAATTCCTCTGGTGGACAGGCTGCATCATCCCATGAACAGGCAAGATCAAGTGCAGGAGAGAGACATGGATCCCACCACCAGCAGTCAGCAGACAGCTCCAGACACTCAGGCATTGGGCACGGACAAGCTTCATCTGCAGTCAGAGACAGTGGACACCGAGGGTCCAGTGGTAGTCAGGCCACTGACAGTGAGGGACATTCAGAAGACTCAGACACACAGTCAGTGTCAGCCCATGGACAGGCTGGGCCCCATCAGCAGAGCCACCAAGAGTCCACACGTGGCCGGTCAGCAGAAAGGTCTGGACGTTCAGGGTCTTTCCTCTACCAGGTGAGCACTCATGAACAGTCTGAGTCTGCCCATGGACGGACTGGGCCCAGCACTGGAGGAAGACAAGGATCCCGCCACGAGCAGGCACGAGACAGCTCCAGGCACTCAGCGTCCCAAGAGGGTCAGGACACCATTCGTGGACACCCGGGgtcaaggagaggaggaagacagGGATCCTACCACGAGCAATCAGTAGATAGGTCTGGACACTCAGGGTCCCATCACAGCCACACCACATCCCAGGGAAGGTCTGATGCCTCCCATGGGCAGTCAGGATCCAGAAGTGCAAGCAGACAAACACGTAACGAGCAACAGTCAGGAGACGGCTCCAGGCACTCAGGGTCGCGTCACCATGAAGCTTCCACTCAGGCTGACAGCTCTAGACACTCACAGTCCGGCCAGGGCGAATCAGCGGGGTCCAGGAGAAGCAGGCGCCAGGGATCCAGTATTAGCCAGGACAGTGACAGTGAGGCATACCCAGAGGACTCTGAGAGGCGATCTGAGTCTGCTTCCAGAAACCGTCATGGATCTTCTCGGGAGCAGTCAAGAGATGGCTCCAGACACCCCGGATCCTCTCACCGTGATACAACCAGACATGTACAGTCTTCACCTGTACAGTCAGACTCTAGTACCGCTAAGGAACATGGTCACTTTAGTAGTCTTTCACAAGATTCTGCGTATCGCTCAGGAATACAGTCACGTGGCAGTCCTCACAGTTCTAGTTCTTATCATTATCAGTCTGAGGGCACTGAAAGGCAAAAAGGTCAATCAGGTTTAGTTTGGAGACATGGCAGCTATGGTAGTGCAGATTATGATTATGGTGAATCCGGGTTTAGACACTCTCAGCACGGAAGTGTTAGTTACAATTCCAATCCTGTTGTTTTCAAGGAAAGATCTGATATCTGTAAAGCAAGTGCATTTGGTAAAGATCATCCAAGGTATCATGCAACGTATATTAATAAGGACCCAGGTTTATGTGGCCATTCTAGTGATATATCGAAACAACTGGGATTTAGTCAGTCACAGAGATACTATTACTATGAGTAA